CCCCTTATCTTCTACATACGGAATGCGCTGCAAATCGAACGGTCCATCATCGAATTGGCTGAGACAGGCTTTCACGACCAATTCCGCTGTTTCACCGACGGAATCCGAGAGTACATATATCAATGGTTTATCCACGATTCCCATCCCTACCTTCCTCGACTCATAAATGTTGATCCCGGGCAAGCTCAACGAGAGCCTTCGTAATATTTGTTTTCGTCAACCTTCCGACTACGACCTGCCCACTTTCCTCGGGTGTAACGACAGGAAGCCCGTCGATCTGCTTCTCAATCAATTTTTGTGCGGCATCCAAAAGAAGGTCTTCGGGTTGACATACGGTTATATTCGGCATACGTGTCATGATGATGTGGACGGGTACAGAGGTCAAATCTTGATTGCCGATGCTTGCACGCAGCAAATCTTTCCTCGAAAGAACACCGACGAGGTGCGTGTGCTCATTGATTACGAAAAGGGTCCCTACATCTTCCAGGAACATTGTGCAGATCGCATCATATGCAGACACGTTTTCGTCGACGACAATCGGTATCGATTGGTATTCCTCTACTTTGAATTTCTTCAACTTTTCAGTGAAGAGCTCGGACCCCGTCTTGCCGGTGAAGAAGTATCCGACACGGGGCCTGGCATCCAAGTAACCGGCCATAGTCAAAATGGCCAGGTCCGGACGCAGGGTAGCCCGCGTCAAATTCAAGCGCTCCGCTATGTTCTCCCCGGTGATCGGTCCATTGTCTTTCACGATTTGTATGATTTGTTCCTGTCGATTAGATAATTCCAATCCATCACCACCCTGATCACTCAATGTGACATACTATTTACTATTATAGCTCATATTCTTCTTCGGGTAAAAGGGGGTGACTCAGAACTGCTGCTTCCACTCGATTGCATTCAAGTCTGCAAACAGATAAACATCTTCAGCAATGGCTTTCAGCATGCTTAAACGATTAAGGCGTACGTTCTTGTCTTCGGCCATGACCATAGTGTGTTCAAAGAATGCGTGAATAGGTTCAGCAAGTCCGGACAACTTATTCAGTGCATCCTCCCACTGCTCCTGTTGCAGAAGTGCCACATACGCTTCGTGTATGGATTGATGTACTTGATGAAGTCGTTCTTCTTCCGCGTTTTCAAACAAGGATGGATCGACTGTTCCTGCATCCTCAGCCTTTTTAGCAAGATTCAGTACACGCCCCAGTGCTTCATGGACTGGTTTAAATGCCTGATCCTGTCTTTTCTCAACGAGGATACGTCCTTTAGCAGAAGCGGAAGGAAAGACACCGATGCCGTTTGCAAGCACCGCTTCGACGATATCCGGATCGATATGGTCTTCTCTTAACAAATACGCGGCACGAACACGGAAAAATTCGTGAAGATCTTCATGGACTTCTTCTTTCGTGCGGGTCGGCAGGCTCAGTTCTATGTAGAACTGGTGCACAAGGTCAATGAGGTTTTCCACTGGCACGTTCCACTTTCTCTCATTCAAAGTCTGTAAGATTCCAAGCGCTTGACGACGTAAGCCGTATGGGTCTTGAGAACCGGTTGGAATAATGCCGATAGAGATACTTCCGACAATGGTATCGAGTTTGTCAGCTATACTTACGATGGAGCCGATGACGCTTGCTGGCACCTCTCCATTTGCCTGACGAGGCATGTAGTGCTCATTAATTGCGACAGCAACTTCTTCCGGTTCTCCGAAGATGCGGGCGTACTTCTCCCCCATCACGCCCTGAAGTTCCGTGAACTCATCCACCATTTGTGTAACCAAGTCGAATTTGCTGATTTCTGCTGCGCGTACCGCATGTTTTCCAGTCGTTTCATCCAGGTCAAGCCACTCACTCAATTTCTTTGTAATGGCAACGATCCGCTGCACTTTATCAGCAAGCGTCCCGAGCTCTTCCTGGTAGACCATCCGGGACAGCTTCTCCATTTTCTGGTCGATGCTGCCTTTTTGATCTTCCTCGTAGAAGAATTGAGCGTCTTTTAAGCGGGCCTTTAGAACCTTTTCGTTCCCTCGTGCAACATTCTCTATATGCTTTTCATTCCCGTTCCTTACTCCTACGAAATAGGAGAGGAGCGTTCCTTCTTTAGAACGAACAGGGAAATATCGCTGATGCTCCTTCATAG
This sequence is a window from Bacillus sp. SB49. Protein-coding genes within it:
- a CDS encoding helix-turn-helix transcriptional regulator is translated as MELSNRQEQIIQIVKDNGPITGENIAERLNLTRATLRPDLAILTMAGYLDARPRVGYFFTGKTGSELFTEKLKKFKVEEYQSIPIVVDENVSAYDAICTMFLEDVGTLFVINEHTHLVGVLSRKDLLRASIGNQDLTSVPVHIIMTRMPNITVCQPEDLLLDAAQKLIEKQIDGLPVVTPEESGQVVVGRLTKTNITKALVELARDQHL
- the glyS gene encoding glycine--tRNA ligase subunit beta — translated: MSKTVLFELGVEELPARFIDDAIGQLKEKTIAWLEENRIPYGAVKDFATPRRLAVQITDVAEKQPDVEEEAKGPAKKIALDEEGNWTKAAIGFSKGQGKGVDDIYFKEIGGTEYVHVNKYIEGQETFELLKQFREVFLSLSFPKNMRWGDRDLRYVRPIRWIAALFGEEVIPFTIENVEAGKTTFGHRFLGGKTTIPSADQYEQIMKDQNVLASAEERKQEIHRQLKALEASKGWKLIIDEDLLNEVTHLVEYPTVFSGSFSDEFLAIPEEALITSMKEHQRYFPVRSKEGTLLSYFVGVRNGNEKHIENVARGNEKVLKARLKDAQFFYEEDQKGSIDQKMEKLSRMVYQEELGTLADKVQRIVAITKKLSEWLDLDETTGKHAVRAAEISKFDLVTQMVDEFTELQGVMGEKYARIFGEPEEVAVAINEHYMPRQANGEVPASVIGSIVSIADKLDTIVGSISIGIIPTGSQDPYGLRRQALGILQTLNERKWNVPVENLIDLVHQFYIELSLPTRTKEEVHEDLHEFFRVRAAYLLREDHIDPDIVEAVLANGIGVFPSASAKGRILVEKRQDQAFKPVHEALGRVLNLAKKAEDAGTVDPSLFENAEEERLHQVHQSIHEAYVALLQQEQWEDALNKLSGLAEPIHAFFEHTMVMAEDKNVRLNRLSMLKAIAEDVYLFADLNAIEWKQQF